The following is a genomic window from Hydrogenobaculum sp. Y04AAS1.
CTACACCTACAAAAAATACTCAAATAAGACTTGGTTTAGAAGCTGGATTTGTATTTTAAAAAACATGGGTAAATGAGTGAGGGAGTAAAAGATGGACTTTTTTGAAGGTATGGAAATTAAGTCTTACCTTCAGCCCATCTTTTCTTTTAAAACCCAAGATTTGGTTGGTTTTGAAGCTCTTTGTAGAGGCTTTAAAAATGACAACATGATAATCGTTGTTTAAACTTGCAAAAAGATAATATTTCTTGATTATTTATATCATCAAATTTATGATATATATTATTGTATTTTTTAAAGCGTTATGTTAAATTATATATAACGGAAGATTAAAGTACTTTAAAGTAGATTTAGGAGGAAAAAACAATGAAGTACAAAGTAGGTAGTATTTTGCTTTTTAGTGGGTTATGTATATTAAGCCATAACGCCGATGCGATCTTGCTAAAAGCTTCAAACTATGAGTTTGCACAAGTGGGCTTGAAAATGGAAATATGGGCTCAGCAAGATGGTGCTACCTACACAAACGATCATAGTTCCACAAATTTCTCAGTAGCTCAAACACGTGTTTACTTTACAGGCCAGATAAACCCAATAGTACAGTTTGGTGCAGATTTAGATTTTGCCGACAACAACACTTTAAAAGCCGATGGTACAGCCAGGACTCATCAAGGTGTACTCTACACAATGGTAAGGGATGCTTTTATAAACTTTCATTTTAACAAAAGCGCTAATATCATGACAGGCTTATTTCTAAATCCATGGTCAAGATATGAGCTTGAATACACATGGAGTTTTTATATACCTACGGAAAACTTCATACCAGAGATAGGAACAATAAGCAACGATATAACCAGCAAGCTTGCCCCAGCAATAAGCCAGAACAAAAAAATGTTTATTACACCTTTGGCAAGCTTCAATATAGGAGGAGATAGTGAGTTTTTAAGCGCCCTTAGAGATATGGGAGTTGTATATTGGGGAAGTGTTGGTAAAGATGCAATGCTAAAGTATTATGCTTTTATAGGAAACGGTAAATATGACTATCAAGATGGATACAACAGCAAAAGCAATTTAAAGTATGGATTTAGATTGGAATTTACACCCACAATGCTTGGATATAAAGGAGAACCAGGCTATGTAGACCAAGATACTTACCTTGGAAAAAGAAATACGCTTACCTTTGGTTTTGGCTATCAACAACAAAAGATAGATTGCTCAGGTACATGGCCCCAGCAAAACAATATATGTGATGGTCAAACCTCTTCCACAATAGCAAAAGCTTATACATTTGATGTGCTTTGGGAACAAAAGTTTAGTGATTTTGTACCAAACTTCCAAGCAGCATGGCTTGATCAAAAGGATTTGGGATATGCAAAAGCAGGTAGCGCAGTAGCTCAACCAGAAGTAAAAGGATATTATCTTCAAACACAGCTTTTATACGACAGATATGTAAGTATAGGTAAACCAGCCATAGCTCTTAGATACGAACAAGACGAAGATAAAAACTACTATGTAAATTCAAATAACACAGGTTTTACAGATGCAAAGATAGGGCTTTTTAGTGCTGCTTTTGATTATTACATATCTGGTTTAAATGCAAATGTAGGCTTAGAGGCCACAAGGGTAGTCCCAGATGCCAACTTAATA
Proteins encoded in this region:
- a CDS encoding EAL domain-containing protein, encoding MDFFEGMEIKSYLQPIFSFKTQDLVGFEALCRGFKNDNMIIVV